The following are encoded together in the Echeneis naucrates chromosome 9, fEcheNa1.1, whole genome shotgun sequence genome:
- the c7a gene encoding complement component C7: MKNIAQLLSTALPWLLVLFTAKGFCYARVHCQWGSYGAWSECDPCTKLQTRSRTIAVFSQFGGNSCAGEATESRGCETTQACPLEEGCGDWFRCRSGKCISRSLQCNGDQDCQEDGLDERSCFTERFNVCNTNIPPPGTQSLGKGFDMVEGKWKATVINTLSFGGQCRVIFSGVNNMFQRLPLSTIQYSNRVKAQTDISDDMYQSEWHYEKDITTREKVSGTTNGFRNFDRKEKYDKTQAKKLLVLKNDVEIAQFQSNSPKYIPISEELWRALGKLPSVYVFAAYRNLLKRFGTHYVSEGSLGGSLNFIIRIDSNSEKHIVHETSSFRECVTKKRWFLFFPIYSEHCSQDSDTRVPINTGHSSNNVRPYVKLEGGDPQYSLGFETMHLRDNSKNVEMFKNWADSIRSFPVVINPKLRPLSELVKETPCAAVKRIYLRRAIEQYLSENHPCHCQPCRNNGLAVMDDNTCRCICKTGTSGQACESGAEEEGQAGVIHGSWSCWSSWSSCSANRRSRRRYCSNPAPQNGGQGCAGDVSETSECEDLNLDHLRTVEPQCFDRSLPERPKCGTPPALINGYILEPKDIYLVDSRVQYTCIEGYHLVGTSILQCNAAQTWSTRPGVCKVSKCRITGLADSVKVTPTKLIYDIGEKVTLSCPEGRPLQGQATAICDPSLNFSPNPEDTTCGPVSTAIAPTVQCNLWEKLSGGQCVCKMPFECGSSLQVCGSSIRGNGKTIPMSVCQMHAMQCKGMNFLLVDNDECTWQTRDTTGCTKCHIWETCDDQTNACRCRDSADCATTGLNVCVRMGEDAAAAEQTMSECEAGLRQCKGENLTVTNIVPCFS; the protein is encoded by the exons ATGAAG AACATTGCACAACTCTTGTCAACAGCTTTGCCATGGCTGTTAGTCCTCTTTACTGCCAAAGG GTTTTGCTATGCAAGGGTTCATTGCCAGTGGGGATCTTATGGTGCTTGGTCAGAGTGTGATCCCTGCACCAAATTACAG ACCAGAAGTCGGACCATAGCTGTTTTTTCTCAGTTTGGAGGGAACTCATGTGCAGGAGAGGCGACTGAGTCCAGAGGCTGTGAGACAACACAAGCCTGCCCTCTGGAGGAGGGATGCGGAGACTGGTTTCGCTGTCGATCAG GGAAGTGTATTAGCCGCAGCCTGCAGTGTAATGGAGATCAGGATTGTCAGGAAGATGGATTAGATGAACGGTCCTGTTTCACTGAACGTTTTAATGTGTGCAACACCAACATCCCCCCACCTGGCACTCAAAGTCTGGGAAAAGG GTTTGATATGGTGGAAGGGAAGTGGAAGGCCACGGTCATCAATACGCTGAGCTTTGGGGGTCAATGTCGCGTCATCTTCAGCGGTGTCAACAATATGTTTCAGCGACTACCCCTCAGCACAATCCAGTACAGCAACAGG GTCAAAGCTCAGACTGATATCAGTGATGACATGTATCAAAGTGAATGGCACTATGAAAAAGACATTACCACCAGAGAAAAAGTGTCTGGGACCACAAATGGATTTCGCAACTTTGACAGGAAAGAGAAATACGACAAGACTCAG GCCAAAAAGCTTTTGGTGTTAAAGAATGACGTAGAGATAGCTCAGTTCCAGAGTAACTCTCCGAAGTACATCCCAATATCTGAGGAGCTGTGGAGGGCGCTGGGCAAGCTGCCATCTGTCTATGTGTTCGCTGCCTATAGGAACCTCCTGAAGAGGTTTGGAACACACTACGTGTCCGAGGGCAGCCTCGGCGGTTCCCTCAATTTCATCATCAGGATTGATAGCAATTCTGAAAAGCATATTG TCCATGAGACCAGCTCATTCAGAGAGTGTGTCACCAAAAAGCGCTGGTTTTTGTTCTTCCCCATTTACTCGGAGCATTGTTCCCAAGATTCAGACACTCGTGTGCCAATAAATACAG gTCATTCCTCTAACAATGTGAGGCCATATGTGAAACTGGAGGGAGGTGACCCCCAGTATTCCCTTGGGTTTGAAACGATGCACCTTCGTGACAACTCGAAGAATGTGGAGATGTTCAAAAATTGGGCAGACTCCATCAGATCATTTCCAGTGGTCATCAACCCAAAg CTGCGGCCGCTGTCTGAACTGGTGAAAGAGACTCCTTGCGCTGCGGTGAAGAGGATCTACCTCCGCAGAGCCATAGAGCAGTATCTATCTGAGAACCACCCCTGCCACTGCCAGCCCTGCAGAAACAATGGCTTGGCTGTCATGGATGATAATACATGCAGATGCATCTGCAAGACTGGCACATCAGGACAGGCCTGTGAGTcaggagctgaagaggaaggTCAAGCCG GAGTGATCCATGGTAGTTGGTCCTGCTGGTCGTCCTGGTCATCGTGCTCTGCAAATCGAAGGTCTCGAAGGCGATACTGCTCTAATCCCGCACCTCAGAATGGAGGTCAAGGCTGTGCTGGAGACGTCTCTGAGACATCTGAGTGCGAAGACCTAAACCTGGACCACTTAAG AACTGTTGAGCCTCAGTGCTTCGACAGATCTTTGCCAGAAAGACCGAAGTGTGGAACCCCGCCAGCTCTGATCAACGGCTACATCCTG GAGCCTAAGGACATTTACCTCGTGGACAGTCGGGTTCAGTACACCTGCATTGAAGGTTACCACCTTGTTGGTACCTCCATCTTACAGTGCAATGCTGCTCAAACCTGGTCTACCCGACCCGGAGTGTGCAAGG TCTCAAAATGCAGAATCACGGGCCTTGCCGATAGTGTCAAAGTCACTCCTACAAAGTTGATCTATGACATTGGGGAGAAAGTCACCTTGTCCTGCCCAGAGGGAAGGCCGTTACAGGGCCAGGCGACAGCTATCTGTGACCCCAGCCTGAATTTTTCACCAAACCCTGAGGACACCACGTGCGGCCCAG tcaGTACAGCCATTGCTCCCACAGTCCAATGCAATCTGTGGGAGAAGCTTTCCggaggacagtgtgtgtgcaaaatGCCCTTTGAGTGTGG CTCTTCTTTGCAGGTGTGTGGCAGCAGTATCCGGGGCAATGGAAAAACTATCCCTATGAGTGTGTGCCAAATGCATGCGATGCAATGTAAGGGGATGAATTTCCTCTTAGTAGACAACGACGAGTGCACCTGGCAGACGCGTGACACAACGGGGTGTACCAAATGTCACATTTGGGAGACCTGTGATG ACCAAACAAATGCGTGCCGCTGCAGAGACTCTGCAGACTGCGCGACCACAggattaaatgtgtgtgtccgtATGGGAGAGGATGCAGCTGCAGCCGAGCAGACCATGAGTGAGTGTGAAGCGGGGCTGCGCCAGTGTAAGGGAGAGAACCTGACAGTTACCAACATCGTGCCCTGCTTCTCCTGA
- the rgs7bpa gene encoding regulator of G-protein signaling 7-binding protein A, with the protein MSSASNGRKNRPRSAGNIFQIGKPPYRDPQRRESTESTRKAQRAVADCRMIVQEFNTLVALYRELVISIGEITVDCPSLRAEMLKTRTKGCEMARAAHHSLSLISGPEDGEIHPEICRLFIQLQCCLEMYITEMLKSVCLLGSLQLHRKGKDSCGAPGVDAKIEESSDIPILEDTSSSPTDCPQLCWLVATDIENIEKDMREMKNLLSKLRETMPLPLKNQDDSSLLNLTPYPLVRQRKRRFFGLCCLVTS; encoded by the exons ATGAGTTCTGCATCGAATGGGCGCAAAAACCGCCCCAGATCCGCCGGGAACATCTTCCAGATCGGCAAGCCTCCTTACAGAGACCcgcagaggagggagagcacCGAGAGCACCCGCAAAGCCCAGCGCGCCGTGGCCGACTGCAGAATG ATCGTCCAGGAATTCAATACACTCGTGGCTTTGTACCGTGAGCTGGTCATCTCCATCGGTGAGATCACGGTGGACTGTCCTTCTCTCCGGGCCGAGATGCTGAAGACCCGGACTAAAGGCTGCGAAATGGCGCGAGCGGCGCATCACAGTCTCTCGCTGATATCCGG GCCAGAGGACGGGGAGATCCACCCTGAGATCTGTAGGCTCTTCATCCAGCTGCAGTGCTGTCTGGAGATGTACATTACTGAGATGCTTAAATCTGTCTGCTTGCTGGGCTCCCTGCAGCTACACAGGAAAG GGAAGGACTCCTGTGGGGCTCCCGGGGTTGACGCTAAGATTGAGGAGAGCTCAGACATCCCTATCCTGGAGGacacctcttcctctcctaCTGATTGTCCTCAGCTCTGCTGGTTGGTGGCAACTGACATAGAAAACATAGAAAA agatATGAGGGAGATGAAGAACCTTCTCAGTAAACTCAGGGAGACAATGCCTTTACCACTGAAGAACCAAG ATGACAGCAGTTTGCTGAACCTGACTCCCTACCCACTGGTCCGACAGAGGAAGAGGCGGTTCTTTGGGCTCTGTTGCTTGGTAACCAGCTAA